A stretch of the Candidatus Berkelbacteria bacterium genome encodes the following:
- a CDS encoding nucleotidyltransferase family protein — MEKFPAVILAGGAFRQRFFWREKTPKCFKEVGGAPLVAYAVAAARHSPLVNSVTLVAELNECLLGKNCFRQFVDRFVEPGATIIGSMRAGSKNLGPDEPTLYLCGDMPKVTAEMVTRVVEVCQRKPEADAWYIYCSQANASRAMPAFPHTYAQLAEGTFCGTGVGILRPKVLASPIIGALEESRKSVLGLLGQLGSNFVFRYFFGPKPTLGELEARMSEIFGYRFIGLEALDGELTIDIDTPKKLELVQLAPAS, encoded by the coding sequence ATGGAGAAATTTCCGGCGGTTATCTTGGCTGGCGGCGCCTTTCGGCAGAGGTTTTTTTGGCGTGAAAAGACGCCCAAATGCTTCAAGGAGGTTGGTGGGGCGCCGTTGGTCGCGTACGCTGTAGCGGCGGCGCGCCATTCACCACTTGTTAACTCGGTTACTTTGGTTGCCGAGCTCAACGAGTGTTTGCTCGGCAAAAATTGTTTCCGGCAATTTGTCGATAGATTCGTTGAACCGGGCGCGACAATTATTGGGAGCATGCGGGCTGGTTCGAAGAATTTGGGCCCGGATGAGCCCACGCTCTATCTCTGCGGAGATATGCCAAAAGTTACTGCCGAAATGGTGACGCGGGTGGTCGAGGTCTGCCAGCGCAAGCCCGAAGCGGATGCCTGGTACATCTACTGCTCGCAAGCGAACGCGAGCCGAGCGATGCCAGCATTCCCCCATACCTACGCCCAACTGGCCGAAGGGACGTTCTGCGGGACTGGGGTCGGCATCCTCCGGCCGAAAGTGCTCGCTTCGCCAATCATCGGAGCGCTCGAAGAGTCACGCAAAAGCGTGCTTGGTTTACTCGGTCAGTTGGGTTCGAATTTTGTGTTTCGGTACTTCTTCGGACCGAAGCCAACCCTTGGCGAGCTCGAGGCAAGAATGAGTGAGATTTTTGGCTATCGTTTTATTGGTCTCGAGGCGCTTGACGGCGAACTCACGATCGACATCGATACGCCTAAGAAGCTCGAGCTTGTCCAGCTTGCGCCCGCTTCTTGA
- the clpP gene encoding ATP-dependent Clp endopeptidase proteolytic subunit ClpP — protein MSELRSQILIPTVIEKSQFGERAYDIYSRLLKERIIFVSGTIEDYMANLIVAQLLFLESVDQNRDIQLYINSPGGSVTAGMAIYDTMEHIKPPVSTICVGMAASMGAFLLAGGAKSKRFALPNAKVMIHQVMGGATGQATDIKIQAEEILRVKATMNKILSEKTGQPIGKIEEDTERDKYLSAAEAKAYGLIDDVIGAVSHADKKL, from the coding sequence ATGAGCGAACTAAGATCGCAGATTCTTATTCCGACCGTGATTGAAAAATCCCAGTTTGGCGAACGCGCTTATGATATTTACTCGCGTCTTCTCAAAGAGCGAATCATCTTTGTTAGCGGTACGATCGAAGACTATATGGCGAATTTAATCGTTGCCCAGCTTCTCTTTTTGGAATCCGTCGATCAGAATCGCGATATTCAGCTTTATATCAACTCGCCCGGCGGGTCGGTAACGGCTGGGATGGCGATCTATGACACGATGGAACATATCAAGCCGCCTGTTAGCACGATCTGTGTCGGCATGGCCGCTTCAATGGGCGCATTTTTGCTCGCCGGCGGCGCCAAAAGCAAACGTTTTGCTCTACCCAATGCGAAGGTGATGATTCATCAGGTCATGGGCGGCGCCACTGGCCAGGCAACAGATATTAAGATTCAGGCCGAGGAGATTCTGCGCGTCAAGGCAACGATGAACAAGATTCTTTCAGAAAAAACCGGCCAGCCAATTGGTAAGATCGAAGAAGATACCGAACGCGATAAATATCTCTCGGCGGCAGAAGCTAAGGCTTACGGCCTCATCGATGATGTGATTGGAGCAGTGAGTCATGCAGATAAAAAATTGTAG
- a CDS encoding ATP-dependent Clp protease ATP-binding subunit, translating to MIRFEGALGIELARLQIHLESKSAVMLRSLIIAGASFALLYLCLTLFNLIPVWPTLFGFVELGFGIGFLWGMRELYLTWVLHHTLPSVALALRTQHPDWLTTTNFLDYVSPELGRIFLRARTEAGVQVDTLIKASLTEPVINSLLARAGFLTPLATETETTSAPKLPEPITAPDALLAYAAQEAIVLKQAVIDVNHFLYVLAEHYQPVADRLFAHNLELNDLAEAIAWYERHRHRVQRRFFWERGKVGIYGIGRDWSAGYTPTLSHFSIDLARYLQDADLQTQIVGREQVIDQIEQILASETRTNVLLVGRVGVGKRTVVNGLAARIASGEVSRSLANKHVLELDVAQVLAGLGDRGAIEFRLMRVLRDAERAGNIILFVNNIHTLLSSAYGKVGSINAGEVLAPFLRSGRIQLIAATTPMDYHAIIEAQGTVRDSFRRIEVQEPAPTEAVILAEDVALHLEARHGVFIALPVIKKAVEFGHRYVQGAPLPESALTLLEAAAIRASNEQRELVTFEDIDVVVSEQTRVPVGEVQMSEKARLLNLEDVLHDRVIGQDEAIVAVASALRRARSGLGTGKRPIGSFLFLGPTGVGKTETARALAETYFGSEKSMVRLDMSEFQSPASLARLIGAPTEAQQAGSGQLTSAIKDAPFSLILLDEVEKSHPNILNVFLQILDDGRVTDGRGETVDFTNAIIIATSNAGSEFIRSHIQAGENMEQLRDELLNALQSQGLFKPEFLNRFDAVVAFKPLLPDQLMQIVDLQLKGLNARLAEQDVQISLTEAAKKRLAELGYQPEFGARALRRVMQDRVENMIASRLLAGEIKRGQTLAIDASDLE from the coding sequence ATGATTCGTTTTGAGGGCGCGCTTGGCATTGAGCTTGCTCGACTTCAGATTCATCTTGAATCAAAATCGGCTGTTATGCTTCGATCGCTAATTATTGCCGGTGCGAGTTTTGCTCTGTTATATCTGTGTCTGACGCTTTTTAATCTCATCCCGGTCTGGCCAACTTTGTTTGGTTTCGTTGAACTGGGTTTTGGTATAGGTTTCTTATGGGGAATGCGCGAACTCTATTTGACTTGGGTATTGCATCACACCTTGCCGTCAGTTGCGCTTGCTCTGCGCACCCAGCACCCTGATTGGTTAACCACGACTAATTTTCTCGACTACGTTTCACCAGAATTGGGCAGAATTTTTTTACGAGCGCGGACTGAAGCGGGAGTTCAAGTTGATACCTTGATTAAAGCTAGTCTTACCGAACCCGTGATCAATTCGCTCCTCGCGCGCGCCGGGTTCTTAACGCCGTTAGCCACTGAAACGGAAACTACCTCGGCGCCAAAATTGCCCGAACCGATTACCGCACCCGATGCTTTACTTGCTTACGCCGCCCAAGAAGCAATTGTGCTCAAGCAGGCAGTGATCGACGTTAATCACTTTCTCTACGTGCTCGCGGAGCATTATCAGCCGGTTGCCGATCGCTTATTTGCTCACAATCTTGAGCTCAATGATTTAGCCGAAGCGATCGCGTGGTATGAACGCCATCGCCATCGCGTTCAGCGCAGATTCTTTTGGGAGCGGGGGAAGGTGGGTATTTATGGCATTGGTCGAGATTGGTCGGCTGGGTACACGCCTACCTTGTCGCACTTCTCGATCGATCTCGCGCGCTATCTCCAGGATGCAGACTTGCAAACACAGATCGTTGGTCGTGAGCAAGTGATCGATCAGATCGAGCAGATTTTAGCGAGTGAGACGCGCACGAACGTACTTTTAGTTGGTCGCGTTGGCGTTGGTAAGCGCACCGTGGTGAATGGGCTCGCGGCGCGAATTGCGTCGGGCGAGGTTTCTCGCAGTTTGGCAAATAAGCATGTCCTCGAGCTCGACGTTGCCCAAGTGTTGGCCGGACTTGGAGACAGGGGCGCGATTGAGTTTCGCTTGATGCGCGTTTTACGCGACGCCGAGCGTGCTGGCAACATCATTTTATTTGTCAATAATATCCACACCCTGCTTTCTTCGGCCTACGGCAAGGTTGGCTCGATTAACGCGGGCGAAGTACTCGCGCCGTTTTTACGCTCTGGGCGGATTCAGCTTATTGCCGCAACAACGCCAATGGACTATCACGCAATCATTGAAGCCCAGGGCACGGTGAGAGATTCTTTTCGGCGAATCGAGGTTCAGGAACCAGCGCCAACCGAGGCGGTGATACTTGCCGAAGATGTGGCTCTTCATCTTGAAGCGCGCCACGGTGTCTTTATTGCTTTGCCGGTCATCAAAAAGGCGGTTGAGTTTGGCCATCGCTATGTGCAAGGCGCGCCTTTGCCAGAAAGTGCGCTCACGCTTTTGGAGGCGGCGGCAATTCGAGCCTCAAATGAACAACGTGAATTGGTGACGTTTGAAGATATTGATGTGGTGGTTTCGGAGCAGACACGTGTGCCGGTCGGCGAGGTTCAAATGAGCGAGAAAGCTCGCCTCTTAAATTTGGAAGATGTTTTACATGATCGCGTGATCGGCCAAGATGAGGCAATTGTGGCGGTGGCAAGCGCCTTGCGCCGAGCGCGGTCTGGCCTAGGAACCGGCAAACGACCAATTGGCAGTTTCCTTTTTTTGGGGCCGACGGGCGTTGGCAAAACCGAGACGGCGCGCGCCTTGGCGGAAACGTATTTTGGGAGTGAAAAATCAATGGTGCGCCTCGATATGAGCGAGTTTCAAAGCCCAGCCTCGCTTGCGCGATTGATTGGCGCGCCAACTGAAGCGCAACAGGCGGGGAGTGGCCAGCTTACAAGCGCGATTAAGGATGCGCCGTTCAGTCTGATCCTTCTCGATGAGGTTGAGAAATCCCATCCAAACATTCTCAACGTGTTTCTGCAGATCCTCGATGATGGCCGGGTGACTGATGGTCGAGGTGAGACCGTTGATTTCACGAACGCAATCATCATTGCGACTTCGAATGCCGGCTCCGAATTTATTCGGAGCCACATTCAGGCAGGTGAAAATATGGAACAATTGCGCGACGAACTTTTGAATGCACTTCAGAGCCAAGGTTTATTCAAGCCAGAGTTTCTTAATCGATTTGACGCAGTGGTCGCCTTCAAACCGCTTTTACCAGATCAATTGATGCAAATAGTTGATTTACAGCTTAAGGGTTTGAATGCGCGTCTGGCAGAGCAAGATGTGCAAATTTCACTCACCGAGGCGGCTAAAAAACGCTTGGCCGAACTTGGTTATCAGCCGGAATTTGGCGCGCGAGCGTTGCGACGAGTTATGCAAGATCGAGTTGAAAACATGATTGCCTCGCGCTTGCTGGCCGGTGAAATAAAGCGTGGCCAGACCCTCGCCATCGACGCATCAGATCTTGAATGA
- a CDS encoding DUF3137 domain-containing protein: protein MDLESNEFNRLFHLTYNKREVKKSQKIYQLLNPSVMSRLIDARYELGKFELLFRDRIMLISVPNMLDLKYTNFKKKIEIDHRDITIVQDELEKLLHYVGDIVPKLDRP from the coding sequence ATCGATCTCGAATCTAATGAGTTTAATCGGCTCTTTCATCTCACTTATAATAAACGGGAGGTAAAGAAGAGCCAGAAAATTTATCAACTCCTCAACCCATCAGTAATGAGTCGGTTAATTGATGCTCGTTATGAGTTGGGTAAATTTGAACTCCTGTTCCGCGATCGAATCATGCTCATAAGCGTGCCCAACATGCTCGATTTAAAATATACTAATTTTAAGAAAAAAATCGAGATCGACCATCGAGATATTACTATCGTACAGGATGAATTGGAAAAGCTACTTCATTATGTGGGTGACATCGTTCCAAAACTTGACCGACCATAA
- a CDS encoding YIP1 family protein, producing MKEEQGLWGKLRLLYTNPREFWQSVGQDHNIRTPLILWFFLSLLPIILLGAFMLTLGNADASRYYSLIALLFIVVSFIGLFMNSTGLYFGAKAFNGTGSFTQTLKIYVYSTLAPFLPAFFITLLFIFFLFLIDRGNESATFSPLVVGTMMLIPALGILIYQIVLIVRGLEVVHTLSNGKAILAWLLGLVLTSIVSSMVAPVVGIPLAGFLADSIESSSTSNPETSQLEQEFSM from the coding sequence ATGAAAGAAGAGCAAGGGCTTTGGGGAAAATTACGGTTGCTTTATACGAATCCACGTGAATTCTGGCAGTCAGTCGGTCAAGACCATAACATTCGTACTCCACTTATTTTATGGTTCTTCCTATCTCTCCTGCCGATCATTTTGCTGGGCGCGTTCATGCTTACATTGGGTAACGCTGATGCATCTCGCTATTATTCTCTGATTGCGCTCCTCTTCATTGTTGTGTCCTTTATTGGTTTGTTCATGAATAGCACCGGCCTCTATTTTGGAGCCAAAGCCTTCAATGGCACGGGAAGTTTTACGCAGACTTTGAAAATCTACGTATATTCCACGCTTGCACCTTTTCTTCCTGCCTTCTTTATTACTCTTTTATTCATATTTTTCCTGTTTTTGATTGATCGGGGGAATGAGTCTGCTACGTTCTCGCCGCTTGTCGTAGGGACTATGATGCTTATTCCTGCCCTAGGCATCCTCATCTACCAAATCGTACTCATTGTCCGAGGACTCGAGGTTGTCCATACGCTTTCGAATGGCAAGGCAATCTTAGCCTGGCTCCTTGGATTGGTCTTGACGTCAATAGTGTCCAGTATGGTGGCGCCGGTTGTGGGTATTCCACTGGCTGGCTTTCTTGCAGATTCGATTGAGTCTTCCTCCACATCTAATCCGGAAACATCCCAACTAGAACAAGAATTCTCAATGTAG
- a CDS encoding DUF1761 domain-containing protein: MSEVSVNLWAIVMAAAAAVVIGATWYGVFTESWMKAIGNKKSNLSGASASYVASIAAAFITAYIFAYFIEYKQANTLGEGALLGFWIWLGFVATYSLMNTAWEDRSWDLWLINNGNQLLTLVVMGMILAVN; this comes from the coding sequence ATGTCTGAAGTCTCTGTCAATCTATGGGCGATCGTCATGGCCGCGGCGGCCGCAGTTGTAATTGGCGCGACCTGGTATGGAGTCTTCACTGAATCCTGGATGAAGGCGATCGGCAATAAAAAAAGTAATCTTTCTGGCGCCAGCGCGAGCTACGTTGCGAGTATCGCGGCGGCATTCATAACGGCATATATCTTTGCCTACTTCATCGAATATAAACAGGCAAATACGCTTGGCGAGGGCGCCCTGCTTGGATTTTGGATTTGGCTTGGTTTCGTCGCCACATATTCTTTAATGAACACCGCCTGGGAAGACCGATCATGGGATTTGTGGCTAATCAATAATGGTAATCAACTACTCACGCTCGTAGTGATGGGCATGATCCTTGCAGTCAACTGA
- a CDS encoding SDR family NAD(P)-dependent oxidoreductase, with product MQIMDYSRIFVTGASSGIGAALARAYARPNIILGLAARRVEKLKAVAQDIRDRGAQAYIYELDITDIDATECVAQKFVKSAGGIDLVIANAGIGGWAHPVQTDPRKLTTIINTNVNGVINTVGAFLPSMVAARRGHLAVLSSIAGFRGLPGGVYSASKVAIRYMLNGWRFDLKPYNIHVTTLYPGFVETEMTGSKRWYPFLISADQAAVEIKRAIQQKKAHWVFPWPWRLIVPILRILPGVLIRRPVRSLSNRK from the coding sequence ATGCAAATTATGGATTATTCTCGGATTTTTGTTACTGGCGCTTCGAGCGGAATTGGCGCCGCGCTGGCGCGCGCGTATGCCCGACCGAATATAATTCTTGGTTTGGCGGCGCGCCGCGTTGAAAAACTTAAAGCGGTCGCTCAGGACATTCGAGATCGTGGCGCCCAAGCGTATATTTATGAACTCGATATAACGGATATCGATGCAACTGAATGCGTCGCCCAAAAATTTGTAAAAAGTGCGGGCGGGATTGATTTAGTGATTGCTAATGCCGGCATTGGCGGCTGGGCGCATCCAGTTCAAACCGATCCGAGAAAATTAACTACGATTATCAACACGAACGTGAACGGGGTTATTAACACGGTCGGGGCGTTTTTGCCGTCAATGGTGGCCGCGCGGCGCGGTCACCTGGCTGTTTTGAGTTCAATCGCCGGTTTTAGGGGTCTGCCCGGCGGAGTCTATTCGGCTTCAAAGGTTGCCATTCGTTATATGTTGAATGGTTGGCGATTTGATCTCAAGCCTTACAATATCCATGTTACAACTCTTTATCCGGGTTTTGTTGAAACCGAGATGACGGGGAGTAAGCGTTGGTATCCATTTTTAATCAGCGCCGATCAGGCGGCGGTTGAAATAAAACGGGCGATTCAGCAAAAGAAAGCACATTGGGTTTTTCCTTGGCCATGGCGTTTGATCGTGCCGATTTTGCGGATTTTGCCAGGCGTTTTAATTCGCAGGCCAGTTCGTTCGCTTTCGAACCGTAAATAA
- a CDS encoding YbhB/YbcL family Raf kinase inhibitor-like protein: MQIKSSAFENNGSIPRQYTCQGESLSPPLTINDVPVEVKSLALIMEDPDVPRSIRPDGMWDHWVIWNVDPKTVEILEGIEPKGVYGQTTSNTQKYVGPCPPDREHRYFFKLYALDAKLTLTPGSSKRQLVSAMQGHILTTATLIGRYKKF; encoded by the coding sequence ATGCAGATTAAGAGTTCAGCTTTTGAGAATAATGGCTCCATTCCTAGGCAGTATACTTGCCAGGGAGAAAGTTTAAGCCCGCCACTTACAATTAACGATGTGCCAGTTGAGGTGAAAAGTTTAGCTTTGATTATGGAAGATCCAGATGTGCCGCGTTCAATTCGCCCCGATGGCATGTGGGATCACTGGGTGATTTGGAATGTCGATCCAAAAACAGTTGAAATTTTGGAAGGCATCGAACCCAAAGGAGTGTATGGCCAGACAACCTCAAATACTCAAAAATACGTCGGTCCCTGCCCACCAGATCGCGAACATCGCTATTTCTTCAAGCTTTACGCGCTTGATGCTAAATTAACTCTCACGCCAGGGAGTTCAAAACGTCAACTTGTCTCGGCGATGCAGGGGCATATCTTGACTACTGCGACCCTGATTGGTCGCTATAAGAAATTTTAG
- a CDS encoding SPW repeat protein: MHWITLILGIWVFISPWLLGFSDNAAGLWSNILAGLILVIVSIYGLSNTES, from the coding sequence ATGCATTGGATCACACTTATCCTCGGTATTTGGGTTTTTATCTCGCCGTGGCTTCTAGGTTTCTCCGACAACGCCGCTGGACTTTGGAGCAATATTCTGGCGGGGCTTATTTTGGTCATAGTCTCAATTTATGGACTCTCAAATACGGAGTCATAA